Proteins found in one Massilia sp. H6 genomic segment:
- a CDS encoding bifunctional diguanylate cyclase/phosphodiesterase, whose translation MTDNSRQQWRRRYLDAAHLFVPLELRQDAALLARAENVVNAALMAAIAGPGYALAYWLLGLKLAAFEILACCFMMLMAPPVLCLSGSIRAARTLFLCALFFNFTLLTWQLGGIHAPTASWLVTVPVVAMFLGGVASGVFWLALSCAAGGAIWAAQAGAIALPPTPPVDMQLLHLISNLGLYAVVLVFVLLFELTKTEGFVKLQRALSTINELAIRDELTGSHNRRFLLGLIEREKERSDRSGRPFCLCLFDIDFFKRINDTYGHAAGDVVLRSFAQTVQGQIRGTDTFGRYGGEEFLLMLPETPAPDAVVMAERIRKAVDAMRCMVGSADATGAGITLTVSAGVAEYRPGEAAAQAVGRADEALYGAKSRGRNQVRCHGGDERMPVAPVVPAGREQGEAGGATPARVLRLHGRAQSDQLTGALNRSLLCERLRHAMGRAKRDRRLIALLLVKITRFKEINDELGYEAGNALLTQAGAAIRRCLRDSDSVTRWGGDEFIALVEDLEFESDAGSVAGKIIERFGRALPVAGRDCFVTLAIGVALYPAQDCDLDTLIKRADIAMRRARSRGENSVQMYTGQTAQPPSERAALTSDLRDALAQGQLFLEYQPQVDLADRRIVGVEALLRWQHPVYGRIEPGRFIALAEETGMIVPIGEWALRTACLQNRAWCAAGLPQIKTAVNLSARQLKESGLAARVLAILRETGMPASCLDLEITEGMLIEDLAGNCALMRSLRQAGVIVSIDDFGTGYSSLNYLSELPVDILKMDGLFVRRLGATGAAAAGRARSYAIAEAIISMAHRLHLTVIAEALETPEQLSDLCAMGCDAAQGYLFARPLPAGEVAALLARQGKVAPLVPA comes from the coding sequence ATGACCGACAACAGCAGACAGCAGTGGCGCCGGCGCTACCTCGACGCCGCCCACCTGTTCGTACCACTGGAGTTGCGCCAGGATGCGGCGCTGCTTGCGCGTGCCGAGAATGTCGTCAACGCGGCGCTGATGGCGGCCATCGCCGGCCCCGGGTATGCGCTGGCTTACTGGCTGTTGGGCTTGAAACTGGCGGCATTCGAAATCCTGGCGTGCTGCTTCATGATGTTGATGGCGCCGCCGGTGCTGTGCCTGAGCGGCAGTATCCGGGCGGCGCGTACATTATTCCTGTGCGCGCTGTTTTTCAATTTCACCTTGCTGACATGGCAACTTGGCGGCATCCACGCTCCGACCGCGAGCTGGCTGGTGACGGTGCCGGTGGTGGCGATGTTCCTCGGCGGCGTAGCCAGCGGCGTGTTCTGGCTGGCGCTCAGTTGCGCTGCCGGCGGCGCCATCTGGGCCGCGCAGGCTGGCGCAATAGCGCTGCCACCGACGCCGCCGGTCGACATGCAGCTGCTGCACCTGATCTCGAACCTGGGCTTGTATGCCGTGGTGCTGGTGTTCGTGCTGTTGTTCGAGCTGACCAAGACCGAAGGTTTCGTCAAGCTGCAGCGCGCCCTCTCGACCATCAACGAACTGGCGATCCGCGACGAGCTTACCGGCAGCCATAACCGCCGCTTCTTGCTCGGCCTGATCGAGCGCGAAAAGGAGCGCAGCGACCGCAGCGGGCGCCCATTCTGCCTCTGCCTGTTCGACATCGACTTTTTCAAGCGCATCAACGACACCTATGGCCATGCGGCAGGCGACGTCGTGCTGCGCAGCTTCGCCCAGACGGTGCAGGGTCAGATCCGCGGCACGGATACCTTCGGACGTTATGGCGGCGAAGAGTTTCTACTGATGCTGCCTGAGACCCCGGCGCCAGACGCAGTGGTGATGGCCGAACGCATTCGCAAGGCGGTCGATGCCATGCGCTGCATGGTGGGGAGCGCCGATGCCACCGGCGCCGGCATCACGCTGACGGTGTCGGCCGGCGTGGCCGAGTACCGGCCGGGCGAAGCGGCGGCGCAGGCCGTCGGGCGCGCTGACGAAGCCCTGTACGGGGCCAAGTCGCGCGGGCGTAATCAGGTGCGGTGCCATGGCGGCGATGAGCGCATGCCGGTGGCGCCGGTGGTGCCGGCAGGGCGCGAGCAGGGTGAGGCAGGCGGCGCTACCCCCGCACGTGTGCTTCGTCTGCATGGGCGCGCCCAAAGCGACCAGCTTACCGGAGCGCTCAACCGCAGTTTGTTGTGTGAGCGCCTGCGCCACGCCATGGGCCGCGCCAAGCGCGATCGCCGCTTGATCGCGCTACTGCTTGTGAAGATCACGCGTTTCAAGGAAATCAACGATGAACTGGGCTACGAAGCGGGCAATGCGCTGCTGACCCAGGCCGGCGCTGCCATCCGGCGTTGCCTGCGTGACTCCGACTCGGTAACGCGCTGGGGTGGCGACGAATTCATCGCGCTGGTGGAAGACCTGGAGTTCGAATCGGATGCGGGTAGCGTGGCCGGCAAGATCATCGAGCGTTTCGGGCGGGCGCTACCGGTGGCGGGACGCGACTGCTTCGTCACGCTGGCAATTGGCGTGGCGCTGTATCCAGCGCAGGACTGCGACCTGGATACGCTCATCAAGCGCGCCGACATCGCCATGCGCCGCGCCAGGAGCAGGGGCGAAAACAGCGTGCAGATGTACACGGGCCAAACGGCGCAGCCTCCGAGCGAGCGGGCGGCGCTGACAAGCGACCTGCGCGACGCCTTGGCGCAAGGTCAGCTGTTCCTCGAATACCAGCCGCAGGTCGACCTGGCGGACCGGCGCATAGTCGGCGTCGAGGCGCTGCTGCGCTGGCAGCATCCGGTCTACGGGCGCATCGAGCCTGGGCGCTTCATTGCGCTGGCCGAGGAAACCGGCATGATCGTGCCGATCGGCGAATGGGCGCTACGCACTGCCTGCCTGCAAAACCGCGCCTGGTGCGCGGCTGGACTGCCGCAAATCAAGACCGCGGTCAATCTCTCCGCGCGCCAGCTCAAGGAATCCGGCCTGGCGGCGCGCGTGCTGGCGATTCTGCGCGAAACCGGCATGCCGGCCAGTTGCCTCGATTTGGAAATTACCGAGGGCATGCTGATCGAAGACCTGGCCGGTAACTGCGCGCTGATGCGCAGCTTGCGCCAGGCCGGCGTGATCGTGTCGATCGACGACTTCGGCACCGGCTATTCGAGCCTGAACTACTTGTCCGAGCTGCCGGTCGATATTCTCAAGATGGACGGGCTGTTCGTGCGCCGCCTCGGCGCTACGGGCGCAGCAGCAGCGGGTCGCGCACGCTCGTACGCGATTGCCGAAGCCATCATCTCGATGGCGCACCGGCTGCACTTGACGGTCATCGCCGAAGCGCTCGAGACGCCCGAGCAGCTGTCCGACCTGTGCGCGATGGGCTGCGATGCGGCCCAGGGCTACCTGTTTGCCCGGCCGCTGCCGGCTGGCGAAGTCGCGGCCCTGCTCGCGCGCCAGGGCAAGGTGGCGCCCTTGGTGCCCGCATGA
- a CDS encoding MFS transporter, with product MQHSLLIGSTCLLALLSTTGASLAYPLLPPLFTGGAVNGLNGFLELPPTLLFGIAVMVNPLGLLLGSAVLGPISDSLGRRRMLLLTAIGAALGHLLTAYSLLIESYPLLVGARFVTGLLEGNGAILRAVLAERLDGALRKHALSWVNGAFNLGWLIGPLLAALSARHSLALPFYIAAGGLLLGTMLAVPALARESGRAQTHHWWTLATRHHVFTLLRHDALRTLFAIHFFYACGVAVFYEYFPLWLVEVGKRDAAGIALVNMGMCLLMTCAALFAGRASPRDARHRASIQAGAAALAILSPGLGNLWIGVAAIIVFGLPHAYYNATLQGWAAEQFAGHGHGAVMGLLSTTFCLANIVMALVGALLALVDLRLVFLVGAALAACAALAMRRWSRMAMVVGRELDCPGAVNRS from the coding sequence ATGCAACACAGTTTGTTAATCGGCAGTACCTGCCTGCTTGCACTGCTCTCCACGACCGGCGCCTCGCTGGCTTATCCGCTGCTGCCGCCACTATTCACGGGCGGCGCCGTCAACGGACTCAATGGCTTCCTGGAACTGCCACCGACGCTCCTGTTCGGCATTGCGGTGATGGTCAACCCGCTTGGCTTGCTGCTGGGCAGCGCGGTGCTGGGCCCGATATCCGACAGCCTCGGCCGACGCCGCATGCTGCTGCTGACAGCCATCGGCGCCGCCCTGGGCCACTTGCTAACGGCTTATTCGCTGCTGATCGAATCCTATCCGCTCCTGGTCGGGGCCCGTTTCGTGACCGGTCTGCTGGAAGGAAACGGCGCCATCTTGCGGGCCGTGCTGGCCGAACGCCTTGACGGTGCGCTGCGCAAGCATGCCCTGTCGTGGGTGAATGGCGCTTTCAATCTGGGGTGGCTGATCGGTCCGCTGCTGGCGGCGCTGAGCGCGCGCCATAGCCTGGCCCTGCCGTTCTACATTGCCGCTGGCGGACTGCTGCTCGGCACCATGCTGGCGGTGCCGGCCCTTGCCAGGGAATCGGGACGCGCGCAGACCCACCACTGGTGGACCCTCGCTACCCGCCATCACGTCTTCACCCTGCTGCGCCATGATGCGCTGCGAACGCTGTTTGCCATTCACTTCTTCTATGCCTGCGGCGTGGCTGTCTTTTACGAATATTTCCCGCTGTGGCTGGTTGAAGTGGGCAAGCGCGACGCTGCCGGCATCGCGCTCGTCAACATGGGCATGTGCTTGCTGATGACCTGCGCCGCGTTATTTGCCGGCCGCGCCAGCCCGCGCGACGCGCGCCATCGGGCCAGCATCCAGGCCGGCGCTGCGGCGCTGGCGATTCTGAGCCCAGGCTTGGGCAACCTGTGGATCGGCGTTGCCGCCATTATCGTGTTCGGCCTGCCGCATGCCTACTACAATGCAACGCTGCAGGGCTGGGCCGCCGAACAGTTCGCCGGCCACGGCCACGGCGCCGTCATGGGGCTACTCTCCACCACCTTCTGCCTGGCAAATATCGTGATGGCGCTCGTTGGTGCGCTACTGGCACTGGTCGACCTGCGCCTGGTCTTTCTGGTTGGCGCTGCGCTGGCAGCATGCGCGGCGCTTGCCATGCGACGCTGGAGCCGCATGGCGATGGTGGTGGGGCGCGAGTTGGATTGCCCCGGCGCGGTCAATCGTTCCTGA
- the apbC gene encoding iron-sulfur cluster carrier protein ApbC, producing the protein MSISENEIKAALSTVVDPNTGKDVVSSRSVKNIQVSGADVAFDIELGYPAASQFGAIRASATAALKALPGIGNISARVYSKILSHAVQRGLKVMPNVKNIIAVASGKGGVGKSTTAVNLALALAAEGASVGILDADIYGPSQPMMLGVSGRPESADGKTMEPLENHGVQVSSIGFMIDPDEPMVWRGPMVTGALQQLLEQTNWRDLDYLIVDMPPGTGDIQLTLSQKVPVTGAVIVTTPQDIALLDARKGLKMFEKVGIPIIGVVENMSTHICSNCGHTEAIFGQGGGEKMCRDFGVDFLGALPLTLSIREQTDAGRPTVVADPDGAVAEIYKQIARKVAIKVAEKAKDMTSKFPSIVVRND; encoded by the coding sequence ATGAGCATTTCAGAGAACGAGATCAAGGCGGCATTGTCGACGGTGGTCGATCCGAATACCGGAAAAGATGTTGTTTCCTCCCGGTCGGTCAAGAACATCCAGGTCAGCGGCGCCGATGTTGCGTTCGATATCGAGCTGGGCTATCCGGCAGCCAGCCAATTTGGCGCCATCCGCGCCAGCGCCACCGCGGCGCTCAAGGCGCTGCCGGGCATTGGTAACATCAGCGCAAGGGTGTATAGCAAAATCCTGTCGCACGCGGTCCAGCGTGGCCTGAAGGTCATGCCGAACGTCAAGAACATCATCGCCGTCGCCTCGGGCAAGGGCGGGGTCGGCAAGTCGACCACCGCCGTCAACCTGGCGCTGGCGCTCGCCGCCGAGGGCGCCAGCGTCGGTATTCTCGACGCCGATATCTATGGCCCCTCGCAGCCGATGATGCTCGGGGTCAGCGGACGCCCTGAAAGCGCGGATGGCAAGACCATGGAACCGCTGGAGAACCACGGCGTACAGGTCTCGTCGATCGGCTTCATGATCGACCCGGACGAGCCGATGGTCTGGCGCGGCCCGATGGTGACCGGCGCGCTCCAGCAACTGCTGGAGCAGACCAACTGGCGCGACCTCGACTACCTGATCGTGGACATGCCGCCGGGCACCGGCGACATCCAGCTGACGCTGTCGCAGAAGGTGCCGGTCACCGGCGCCGTGATCGTTACCACGCCCCAGGACATCGCGCTGCTCGACGCGCGCAAGGGCCTGAAGATGTTCGAGAAGGTCGGCATCCCGATCATTGGCGTGGTCGAGAACATGAGTACCCATATCTGCTCGAACTGCGGCCATACCGAGGCGATTTTCGGCCAGGGTGGCGGCGAGAAGATGTGCCGCGATTTCGGCGTGGACTTCCTTGGCGCGCTGCCGCTGACGCTGTCGATCCGCGAACAGACCGACGCCGGCCGCCCGACCGTGGTTGCCGACCCGGACGGCGCGGTCGCCGAGATCTACAAGCAGATCGCACGCAAGGTCGCCATCAAGGTGGCCGAAAAGGCCAAGGACATGACCAGCAAGTTCCCGAGCATCGTGGTCAGGAACGATTGA
- the metG gene encoding methionine--tRNA ligase, giving the protein MTRKLFVTTALPYANAAFHIGHMMEYIQADIWVRFQRMQRDGDALSGQRRQVHFVCADDTHGTPIMIAAEKEGITPQEFVAKIAAGRAQYLDGFHITFDNWYSTDSPENVELSQGIYRKLRDAGLIVTKTVDRFYDPVKGMFLADRNIKGECPTCHAKDQYGDNCEVCGAAYQPTELINPFSVFTGSTPVLKPSEQYFFKLSDPRCFTFLKEWLNTPGRLQPEMVNKVSEWLGESGEKLADWDISRDAPYFGIPIPDAPGKFFYVWLDAPVGYLASLKNYFDKQGLDLDAFLNDPQAEQVHFIGKDIVSFHLLFWPAMLNFSGHPIIDGLKVAVHGHLTVNNEKMSKSRGTGISPLRYLELGMNPEWLRYYLAFKLNAKVEDLDFNGDDFVARVNSDLIGKYVNIASRCAGFIAKKFDGKLADSLSDSAKGWICKALMADGAERQASIAASFEARDYGRALREIMEITDVVNQYVDEHKPWLLAKDESKLAELHDVCTTALILFRQLTIMLAPVLPQVAARVSEFLGDGELAWFDTHGAAVYETMLGRSIGTYSHLMQRVDAKMVENLFDKPVAAAAVASMPAAVAADAPVPAGAGTSGDIEPLAPEISIDDFLKVDLRVARIVNCEHVEGAGKLLRLTLDVGEGRHRNVFSGIKSAYNPEELVGKLTVMVANLAPRKMKFGVSEGMVLCASASDEKANPGLYLLDPMAGATPGMRIR; this is encoded by the coding sequence ATGACCCGCAAGCTGTTCGTCACCACCGCCCTGCCCTACGCTAACGCTGCCTTCCATATCGGTCACATGATGGAATACATCCAGGCCGACATCTGGGTCCGGTTCCAGCGAATGCAGCGCGATGGCGATGCGCTCAGCGGTCAGCGGCGCCAGGTCCATTTTGTCTGCGCCGACGACACCCACGGCACGCCGATCATGATCGCGGCCGAAAAAGAAGGCATCACGCCACAGGAATTCGTCGCCAAGATCGCCGCCGGCCGCGCCCAGTACCTCGATGGCTTCCATATCACCTTCGACAACTGGTATTCCACCGATTCGCCGGAAAATGTCGAACTCTCGCAAGGCATCTACCGCAAGCTGCGCGATGCCGGCCTGATCGTTACCAAGACCGTCGACCGCTTCTACGATCCGGTCAAGGGCATGTTCCTGGCCGACCGCAACATCAAGGGCGAATGCCCGACCTGCCACGCCAAGGACCAGTACGGCGACAACTGCGAAGTCTGTGGCGCCGCCTACCAGCCAACTGAACTGATCAATCCGTTCTCGGTCTTCACCGGCTCGACCCCGGTGCTCAAGCCCTCGGAACAGTATTTCTTCAAGCTGTCCGACCCGCGCTGCTTCACGTTCCTGAAAGAGTGGCTCAACACCCCGGGCCGCCTGCAGCCGGAAATGGTCAACAAGGTCTCGGAATGGCTGGGCGAGTCCGGCGAAAAGCTGGCCGACTGGGACATTTCCCGTGACGCCCCGTATTTCGGCATCCCGATTCCGGATGCCCCAGGCAAATTCTTTTACGTGTGGCTGGATGCGCCGGTCGGCTACCTGGCTTCGCTGAAGAATTATTTCGACAAGCAAGGTCTCGATCTCGATGCTTTCCTGAACGATCCGCAGGCCGAACAGGTGCACTTCATCGGCAAGGACATTGTCTCTTTCCACCTGCTGTTCTGGCCGGCGATGCTGAATTTTTCTGGCCATCCGATCATCGACGGTCTGAAGGTCGCGGTGCACGGTCACCTGACCGTCAACAACGAAAAGATGTCCAAGTCGCGCGGCACCGGCATTTCGCCGCTGCGTTACCTGGAACTGGGCATGAACCCGGAATGGCTGCGCTATTACCTGGCCTTCAAGCTCAATGCCAAGGTCGAAGACCTCGACTTCAACGGCGACGACTTCGTTGCCCGCGTCAATAGCGACCTGATCGGCAAGTACGTCAACATTGCCAGCCGCTGCGCCGGTTTCATTGCCAAGAAATTCGACGGCAAGCTGGCCGATTCGCTGTCCGATTCAGCCAAGGGCTGGATCTGCAAGGCCCTGATGGCCGACGGCGCCGAGCGCCAGGCCAGCATCGCGGCCAGCTTCGAAGCACGCGACTATGGCCGCGCGCTGCGCGAGATCATGGAAATCACTGACGTCGTCAACCAGTACGTCGATGAGCACAAACCGTGGCTGCTGGCCAAGGACGAGAGCAAGCTGGCCGAACTCCATGACGTCTGCACCACCGCGCTGATCCTGTTCCGTCAGCTGACCATCATGCTCGCGCCGGTGCTGCCGCAGGTCGCCGCGCGCGTGAGCGAATTCCTGGGCGACGGCGAACTGGCCTGGTTCGATACCCATGGCGCGGCCGTCTACGAGACCATGCTGGGCCGCAGCATCGGTACCTATAGCCACCTGATGCAGCGCGTCGACGCCAAGATGGTCGAGAACCTGTTCGACAAGCCGGTAGCCGCTGCGGCAGTAGCCAGCATGCCCGCTGCGGTCGCGGCCGACGCCCCTGTACCAGCTGGCGCGGGGACGTCCGGCGACATCGAGCCGCTGGCCCCTGAAATCTCGATCGACGACTTTCTGAAGGTCGACCTGCGTGTGGCACGCATCGTCAACTGTGAACACGTCGAAGGCGCTGGCAAGCTGCTGCGCCTGACGCTGGACGTGGGCGAAGGCCGCCATCGCAACGTGTTTTCGGGCATCAAGTCGGCCTACAATCCTGAAGAGCTGGTCGGCAAGCTCACTGTCATGGTCGCTAACCTGGCCCCGCGCAAAATGAAGTTCGGCGTCTCGGAAGGCATGGTGCTGTGTGCCTCGGCGTCGGATGAAAAGGCCAATCCTGGGCTGTACCTGCTCGACCCGATGGCGGGGGCGACGCCGGGGATGCGGATTCGGTAA
- a CDS encoding DUF3460 family protein yields the protein MIFSKKHTLYESEHTRFIRELKAQTPGMETRQLEGRSLLWDKAPLSLDEQERARKSQLRQNAYPYQNKV from the coding sequence ATGATCTTCTCGAAAAAACACACGCTCTACGAATCCGAGCATACCCGCTTCATCCGCGAACTCAAGGCCCAGACTCCTGGCATGGAAACGCGCCAGCTGGAAGGCCGTTCGCTGCTGTGGGACAAGGCGCCGCTGTCGCTGGACGAACAGGAGCGCGCCCGCAAGTCGCAGCTGCGCCAGAACGCTTACCCGTACCAGAACAAGGTCTGA
- a CDS encoding ScpA family protein, giving the protein MLPEQAEPQALVLPVDPGAHDALPEAAVARLYGEPMARMPTDLYIPPDALEVFLDAFEGPLDLLLYLIRKQNFNILDIPMAQLTLQYLKYVEQIREHNLELAAEYLLMAAMLIEIKSRMLLPKRHDDLVEEAGDPRAELVRRLLDYEQIKVAAVKLGTLPQEGRDFVRPELFVEQGVAPSLPEVDPWDLQRAWLDVLRRAKLTEHHRISRQELSVREHMSAILRTLQSQRFVEFSELFAGQHGIPIVVVHFVAMLELAKETLIEITQAEPFAPIYVRLAYSPA; this is encoded by the coding sequence ATGCTGCCCGAGCAGGCCGAGCCGCAGGCACTGGTGCTGCCAGTCGATCCCGGGGCGCATGATGCGCTGCCCGAGGCCGCCGTCGCCCGCCTGTATGGCGAGCCGATGGCGCGCATGCCAACCGACCTGTACATTCCGCCGGACGCGCTCGAGGTCTTCCTGGACGCCTTCGAAGGCCCGCTCGACCTGCTGCTCTACCTGATTCGCAAACAGAACTTCAATATCCTCGACATCCCGATGGCGCAGCTCACCCTGCAATACCTGAAATATGTCGAGCAGATCCGCGAGCACAATCTGGAACTGGCCGCCGAGTACCTGCTCATGGCGGCAATGCTGATCGAGATCAAGTCGCGCATGTTGTTGCCGAAGCGCCATGACGACCTGGTCGAAGAAGCCGGCGACCCGCGCGCGGAGCTGGTGCGGCGCCTGCTCGACTACGAGCAGATCAAGGTGGCGGCGGTGAAGCTGGGAACGCTGCCGCAGGAAGGGCGAGATTTTGTGCGTCCCGAGCTGTTCGTCGAGCAAGGCGTGGCGCCGAGCCTGCCCGAGGTCGACCCCTGGGATCTGCAACGCGCCTGGCTCGACGTGCTGCGCCGCGCCAAGCTGACCGAGCATCACCGGATCAGCCGCCAGGAATTGTCGGTGCGCGAGCACATGTCGGCCATCCTGCGCACCCTGCAGTCGCAGCGCTTCGTCGAGTTCTCCGAACTGTTCGCGGGCCAGCACGGTATCCCGATTGTGGTTGTACACTTTGTCGCCATGCTAGAACTGGCTAAAGAAACCTTGATCGAAATCACGCAAGCCGAACCATTTGCGCCGATCTATGTACGGCTGGCTTACTCCCCGGCGTGA
- the panC gene encoding pantoate--beta-alanine ligase, protein MKIISSIDELRDQLRGQLRTAFVPTMGNLHEGHLSLMRLARRHGDPVVASIFVNRLQFGPNEDFEKYPRTFQDDVAKLEREGVYVLFAPTEKDMYPEPQEYRVRPPDGLGNTLEGEFRPGFFDGVCTVVTKLFSCVQPRVAVFGKKDYQQLMIIRNMARQFAMPTEIIGAETFRAEDGLALSSRNGYLSSTERLEAPALYQQLNAVAQTMRAGGRDPLEVEREAMQVLAARGWNPDYVSIRKRMDLRPPSATDLDAGAPLVVLAAAKLGATRLIDNLEI, encoded by the coding sequence ATGAAAATCATTTCCTCCATCGACGAATTGCGCGACCAGTTGCGCGGCCAGTTGCGCACCGCCTTCGTGCCGACGATGGGCAACCTGCACGAGGGGCATCTTTCGCTGATGCGCCTGGCGCGCAGGCATGGCGACCCCGTAGTCGCCTCGATCTTCGTCAACCGCCTGCAATTCGGGCCGAATGAAGATTTTGAAAAATACCCGCGCACCTTCCAGGACGATGTCGCGAAACTGGAACGCGAAGGCGTCTACGTGCTGTTCGCGCCGACCGAGAAGGACATGTACCCGGAACCGCAGGAATACCGGGTCCGTCCGCCTGACGGCCTCGGCAACACGCTGGAAGGCGAATTCCGCCCGGGCTTTTTCGATGGTGTATGCACCGTCGTGACCAAGCTGTTCTCCTGCGTTCAACCGCGGGTAGCCGTGTTCGGCAAAAAGGATTACCAGCAGCTGATGATCATCCGCAACATGGCGCGCCAGTTCGCCATGCCGACCGAGATCATCGGCGCCGAAACCTTCCGTGCCGAGGATGGCCTGGCGCTGTCATCGCGCAACGGCTACCTCTCGAGTACCGAGCGTCTCGAGGCGCCGGCCCTGTACCAGCAGCTCAACGCGGTGGCCCAGACCATGCGCGCCGGTGGGCGCGACCCGCTCGAGGTCGAGCGCGAGGCAATGCAGGTCTTGGCCGCACGCGGCTGGAACCCGGATTACGTGTCGATCCGCAAGCGCATGGACTTGCGTCCACCTTCGGCCACCGACCTGGATGCGGGCGCGCCGCTGGTCGTGCTGGCGGCAGCCAAGCTGGGCGCGACGCGGCTGATCGACAACCTGGAAATCTAG
- a CDS encoding flagellar brake protein: protein MNAPLPHLTRKGPPKPSDVLSRIGGQAEPHEMRDPFDIGEALLTLSLSGEAVTVLPAGVVEPLLARIASVDPELPHFVLDFTGSALPPAGKATLVAALGGNAKLQFEIEQKFKALPGEPMHVAAEFPPACLVLNRRAARRVETPVGVNYTAVFRTNGRQFDLPLYDFSETGVGLRATPTQVFGLHVGKKLEGVRLELGPNLTLTADLEVRLMRPFRTFLLGEQVQIGCSFSSISLQMKQTLERFVTSGAVERRAAAR, encoded by the coding sequence GTGAATGCTCCCCTGCCTCACCTGACCCGCAAAGGCCCGCCGAAGCCGTCCGACGTGCTCAGCCGCATCGGCGGCCAAGCCGAACCGCACGAGATGCGCGACCCCTTCGACATCGGTGAAGCACTTTTAACTTTGTCGCTCTCGGGAGAAGCGGTCACGGTGCTGCCGGCAGGAGTTGTAGAACCATTGCTCGCGCGCATAGCTTCGGTTGATCCTGAACTGCCGCATTTCGTCCTCGACTTTACCGGCAGCGCCCTGCCGCCGGCTGGCAAGGCCACCCTGGTTGCCGCGCTGGGCGGCAACGCCAAGTTGCAATTCGAGATCGAGCAGAAATTCAAGGCCTTGCCGGGCGAGCCGATGCATGTGGCGGCCGAGTTCCCGCCGGCCTGCCTGGTGTTGAACCGGCGCGCCGCGCGCCGCGTCGAGACGCCCGTCGGCGTCAACTACACCGCCGTATTCAGGACCAATGGCCGGCAGTTCGACCTGCCGCTCTACGATTTCTCGGAGACCGGCGTTGGCTTGCGGGCAACGCCGACGCAGGTATTCGGGCTACATGTAGGCAAGAAGCTGGAGGGTGTGCGACTGGAGCTGGGACCGAACCTGACGCTCACGGCCGACCTCGAGGTGCGCCTGATGCGCCCCTTCCGCACTTTCCTGCTCGGCGAACAGGTTCAGATCGGCTGCAGTTTCTCGAGCATCTCGCTGCAGATGAAACAGACGCTGGAGCGGTTTGTGACCAGCGGGGCGGTTGAGCGGCGCGCCGCGGCACGCTAG